A window from Mauremys reevesii isolate NIE-2019 linkage group 9, ASM1616193v1, whole genome shotgun sequence encodes these proteins:
- the LOC120372681 gene encoding V-set and immunoglobulin domain-containing protein 1-like — MHQETLHEMLFALLLYLACLLPEVTMDQKTKEVYHRFNTTVLLMGTSLNASLVFNVEWRAQLNGREKVSILTFSPRSNNIYINESYKKRVVFSHTNFSLTIHYVTLSDEGVYMLTIQLLNKQQQIDRTRVTVIIPVSNVRITSETSAPHQGKNITLNCLGTAGNAMSYSWQKCNQPLPIGNRTILSKDNASLTLINIQQSDIGNYRCVAQNVLSSGHKDFILQLCAETGVSPWWSYGIYGYPGYLGYAIVIFYIFSWVKRTRKSSSKGQSDTIYENTAFENTSTTSKRVHPVYIKHIKK, encoded by the exons ATGCACCAGGAAACGCTGCATGAAATGCTGTTTGCGCTTCTGCTCTATCTTGCTTGCCTTCTACCTG AGGTCACGATGGACCAAAAGACTAAGGAAGTCTATCATCGCTTCAACACCACAGTACTGCTGATGGGGACCAGTCTGAATGCTTCTTTGGTCTTTAATGTGGAGTGGCGTGCACAGCTAAATGGGAGAGAAAAGGTCTCCATCCTAACATTCTCACCCCGCTCCAACAACATCTATATTAATGAAAGTTACAAGAAGAGAGTTGTCTTTTCTCATACCAACTTTTCCTTGACTATTCATTATGTGACTTTAAGCGACGAAGGAGTCTATATGCTGACCATCCAGCTGCTTAACAAGCAGCAACAGATCGACAGGACAAGAGTCACAGTGATCA TACCTGTATCGAATGTGCGCATCACCAGTGAGACATCTGCTCCTCATCAGGGGAAAAACATCACTTTGAATTGCCTGGGGACAGCAGGAAATGCCATGTCCTATTCCTGGCAGAAATGCAACCAGCCTTTGCCAATTGGAAACCGCACCATCCTGTCTAAGGACAACGCATCCCTGACCCTCATTAACATACAGCAATCCGACATTGGGAATTACAGATGTGTGGCCCAGAATGTACTCAGCTCCGGGCATAAAGACTTCAtcctgcagctctgtgctgagaCTG GTGTCTCTCCCTGGTGGAGCTATGGCATTTACGGGTACCCTGGCTATCTGGGCTACGCTATTGTCATCTTCTACATCTTCAGCTGGGTGAAAAGGACCAGGAAAAGCAGCTCCAAAGGCCAGTCAG aTACCATTTATGAAAACACAGCTTTTGAAAACACCTCCACAACCAGCAAAAGAGTTCACCCTGTCTACATAAAACACATCAAGAAGTAA